A single region of the Streptomyces sp. NBC_01803 genome encodes:
- a CDS encoding DUF5326 family protein: MKEAFKTLPWWLRWVALPAVALVVFGVLLIGVVTWLVAVLFRLLLIVALVAGLIFLVRKITSSSSSSGGGW; the protein is encoded by the coding sequence ATGAAGGAAGCCTTCAAGACCCTGCCGTGGTGGCTGCGGTGGGTCGCCCTGCCCGCCGTCGCGCTGGTCGTCTTCGGGGTCCTGCTGATCGGCGTGGTGACCTGGCTCGTCGCCGTCCTCTTCCGGCTCCTGCTGATCGTCGCCCTGGTGGCCGGCCTGATCTTCCTGGTCCGGAAGATCACCTCCTCCTCGTCCTCCTCCGGTGGCGGTTGGTAG
- a CDS encoding cystathionine gamma-lyase yields the protein MTGDGTRAVRAGLPAAEAYQPPMPGPVFAAHFHLPGDPADATYGYGREGNPTWTGLERAVAELESPGEEAHAVVFPSGMAAIAAVLMGLLRPGDTAVLPSDGYQLLPRLRERLETTGVRVRTAPTGGDAQLTALDGDDDGRLRLLWLETPSNPGLDVCDIRRLADAAHARGALVAVDNTLATPLGQRPLDLGADLSVASGTKAFSGYGDVLLGYVACRDPERAGEIRRWRTTTGAILGPMEAWLAHRGLGTLHLRVERQQTNALAVAAALRERPEVTSVRYPGLTDDPAHPVAVRQMRRFGCVVSFVLPDPEHAERFLAALRLVDDATSFGGVRSTAERRGRWGGDAVPTGFIRFSAGVEDPEDLVADVCRALEVAGAEVSPGANRAT from the coding sequence ATGACCGGCGACGGAACACGTGCCGTGCGGGCCGGGCTGCCCGCCGCCGAGGCGTATCAGCCCCCGATGCCGGGGCCGGTGTTCGCCGCCCACTTCCACCTGCCGGGCGACCCGGCCGACGCCACCTATGGCTACGGCCGCGAGGGCAACCCGACGTGGACCGGCCTGGAGCGGGCCGTCGCCGAGTTGGAGTCCCCCGGCGAGGAGGCGCACGCCGTCGTCTTCCCCTCCGGCATGGCCGCCATCGCCGCCGTCCTGATGGGACTGCTGCGCCCCGGGGACACGGCCGTGCTGCCGTCCGACGGCTATCAGCTCCTGCCGCGGCTGCGCGAGCGGCTGGAGACGACCGGTGTCCGTGTCCGCACCGCCCCCACCGGCGGCGACGCCCAGCTCACGGCCCTCGACGGTGACGATGACGGCCGACTGCGGCTGCTGTGGCTGGAGACCCCGTCCAACCCCGGGCTCGACGTGTGCGACATCCGCCGCCTCGCCGACGCCGCGCACGCGCGCGGCGCGCTCGTCGCCGTCGACAACACGCTGGCCACGCCGCTCGGGCAGCGCCCGCTCGACCTGGGCGCCGACCTGTCCGTGGCCAGCGGCACCAAGGCGTTCAGCGGCTACGGCGACGTGTTGCTCGGCTATGTCGCCTGCCGCGATCCGGAGCGGGCCGGAGAGATCCGGCGCTGGCGCACCACCACCGGCGCCATCCTCGGCCCGATGGAGGCGTGGCTCGCCCACCGCGGGCTGGGCACGCTCCACCTGCGCGTGGAGCGGCAGCAGACCAACGCGCTGGCCGTCGCCGCCGCGCTGCGCGAGCGGCCCGAGGTGACGAGCGTGCGCTACCCCGGGCTGACCGACGACCCCGCGCACCCCGTGGCGGTGCGCCAGATGCGGCGGTTCGGCTGCGTGGTCTCGTTCGTGCTGCCGGACCCCGAGCACGCCGAGCGGTTCCTCGCGGCGCTGCGGCTGGTGGACGACGCGACGAGCTTCGGCGGGGTGCGCTCGACGGCGGAACGGCGCGGGCGGTGGGGCGGCGACGCGGTGCCGACGGGGTTCATCCGGTTCTCCGCGGGCGTGGAGGACCCGGAGGATCTTGTCGCGGACGTGTGCCGGGCGCTTGAGGTGGCGGGGGCGGAGGTTTCACCCGGGGCCAACCGGGCCACATGA
- a CDS encoding YibE/F family protein, whose protein sequence is MCESRPHANGTPDRLNRGPDRLGDDRNVTAPEDFPPHAHGHTHQHGPAAPVSAHLRRVIAAVLIPFAAVMVAGLVVLWPGGAPEQDEHTGVGFDQQHERARVTEVAEVSCEDIGVQVPRGVDGTCEQATVEVTSGPDAGRTFEEIVPPDATQRYSEGQKVIVAYAPDAPEELQYSVTDVDRKAPMLLLAGVFALAVVAVGRLRGLLALIGLVVSFAVLTLFILPAILHGSNPLLVAVIGGSVIMLVTLYLCHGVNARTSVAVLGTLISLLLIGLLGSLFIDWAHLTGNTDDQTGLVHSLYPDIEIQGLLLAGILIGSLGVLDDVTVTQTSAVWELKQAQPGASWLKLYRAAMRIGRDHIASVVNTLVLAYAGAALPLLLLFTIAQSSVGTVTFSELVAEEIVRTLVGSVGLVASVPVTTVLAALVVSADRHPAQIAGTGTPAPGGGATNRHRRRTRRR, encoded by the coding sequence ATGTGCGAATCGCGACCCCACGCTAACGGCACACCGGACCGGCTGAACAGGGGGCCGGACCGTTTAGGCGATGATCGGAACGTGACGGCACCCGAGGACTTTCCCCCCCACGCCCACGGGCACACGCACCAGCACGGCCCCGCCGCACCCGTCTCGGCCCATCTGCGGCGGGTGATAGCGGCGGTGCTGATCCCGTTCGCCGCCGTGATGGTGGCCGGGCTGGTGGTGCTGTGGCCCGGCGGCGCCCCCGAGCAGGACGAGCACACCGGCGTCGGCTTCGACCAGCAGCACGAACGGGCCCGCGTGACCGAGGTGGCCGAGGTGTCCTGCGAGGACATCGGCGTGCAGGTGCCCCGGGGCGTGGACGGGACCTGCGAGCAGGCGACGGTGGAGGTGACGTCCGGGCCGGACGCCGGGCGGACGTTCGAGGAGATCGTGCCGCCCGACGCGACCCAGCGGTACAGCGAGGGGCAAAAGGTGATCGTCGCCTATGCCCCGGACGCGCCCGAGGAGCTGCAGTACAGCGTCACGGACGTGGACCGGAAGGCGCCGATGCTGCTGCTCGCCGGGGTCTTCGCCCTCGCGGTGGTCGCGGTGGGGCGGCTGCGCGGGCTGCTGGCGCTGATCGGTCTCGTGGTGAGCTTCGCGGTGCTGACGCTGTTCATCCTGCCCGCCATCCTGCACGGCTCGAACCCACTGCTGGTGGCGGTGATCGGCGGCAGCGTGATCATGCTGGTGACGCTGTATCTGTGCCACGGGGTCAACGCCCGCACCTCGGTCGCCGTGCTCGGCACGCTGATCTCGCTGCTGCTGATCGGGCTGCTGGGCTCGCTGTTCATCGACTGGGCGCACCTGACGGGCAACACCGACGACCAGACCGGGCTGGTGCACAGTCTCTATCCGGACATCGAGATCCAGGGGCTGCTGCTCGCCGGCATCCTGATCGGCTCCCTGGGCGTGCTGGACGATGTGACGGTGACCCAGACCTCCGCCGTGTGGGAGCTGAAGCAGGCTCAGCCGGGGGCGAGCTGGCTGAAGCTCTACCGGGCCGCGATGCGCATCGGCCGCGACCACATCGCCTCGGTGGTCAACACCCTGGTGCTGGCCTACGCGGGCGCGGCCCTGCCGCTGCTTTTGCTGTTCACGATCGCACAGAGCAGCGTGGGGACCGTGACGTTCAGCGAGCTGGTCGCGGAGGAGATCGTCAGGACGCTGGTGGGGTCGGTGGGCCTGGTGGCGTCGGTGCCGGTGACCACCGTGCTCGCGGCGCTCGTGGTGAGCGCCGACCGGCATCCGGCGCAGATCGCCGGGACGGGGACCCCGGCGCCGGGCGGCGGCGCTACCAACCGCCACCGGAGGAGGACGAGGAGGAGGTGA
- a CDS encoding phage holin family protein yields MTSILFRFVANAVALAAAVWLVGDITLGDDDTSTGGRTATLLVVALIFGLVNLVVKPIVKVLSLPLLVLSLGLFTLVINALMLMLTSALAGDAFEVDGFWPAVLGGLIISIVSWTVNMVLDSD; encoded by the coding sequence ATGACAAGCATTCTGTTCCGGTTCGTCGCCAACGCCGTGGCGCTGGCCGCCGCCGTCTGGCTGGTGGGAGACATCACCCTCGGCGACGACGACACGAGCACCGGAGGCAGGACGGCGACCCTGCTCGTCGTCGCGCTGATCTTCGGTCTGGTCAATCTGGTCGTCAAGCCCATCGTGAAGGTGCTGTCCCTGCCGCTGCTGGTGCTCTCGCTGGGCCTGTTCACCCTGGTGATCAACGCCCTGATGCTGATGCTGACCAGCGCGCTCGCCGGGGACGCCTTCGAGGTCGACGGCTTCTGGCCGGCCGTGCTGGGCGGGCTGATCATCTCCATCGTGTCGTGGACGGTCAACATGGTGCTGGACAGTGATTGA
- a CDS encoding cupin domain-containing protein produces the protein MKEFRLDALEAERVAYDGAYLRFLRERNLSAGLYALGAGQADTQRPQAQDVLNFVVSGRASLTVGGETTTVARGSVVYVPAGTPARFHHITEDLRVMVVFSPPEG, from the coding sequence ATGAAGGAGTTCCGGCTGGACGCGCTGGAGGCGGAACGGGTCGCGTACGACGGCGCCTACCTCCGTTTCCTTCGCGAACGCAACCTGTCGGCAGGGCTCTACGCGCTGGGCGCGGGGCAGGCCGACACGCAGCGCCCGCAGGCGCAGGACGTGCTCAACTTCGTCGTCAGCGGGCGGGCGTCGCTGACGGTCGGCGGCGAGACCACCACGGTGGCGCGCGGCAGCGTGGTCTATGTGCCGGCCGGGACGCCGGCCAGGTTCCACCACATCACCGAAGACCTGCGGGTCATGGTCGTCTTCTCGCCGCCGGAGGGCTGA